Proteins co-encoded in one Prunus persica cultivar Lovell chromosome G6, Prunus_persica_NCBIv2, whole genome shotgun sequence genomic window:
- the LOC18774046 gene encoding peroxisomal adenine nucleotide carrier 1 — MGVDLDLESISEATSGAIGSLLSTTILYPLDTCKTRYQAEVRGNDQARYKNLSDVFWEAISTRQVLSLYQGLETKNLQSFIAQFVYFYGYSYFKRLYLETSGSKSIGTRANLILAAAAGACTAIVTQPLDTASSRMQTSAFGKSKGLLKTLAEGTWIDAFDGLGISLLLTANPAIQYTVFDQLKQRLLERKNKTGNGSSPVALSALAAFALGAVSKTVATVLTYPAIRCKVMIQAAEDDNEKTKNARPKSSKTIPGVLCAIWKKEGILGFFKGLHAQILKTVLSSALLLMIKEKLSAATWVLLLSIRRYLLLTRGRLKDA, encoded by the exons ATGGGAGTTGATCTTGATCTAGAATCTATATCAGAGGCAACTTCAGGAGCCATTGGATCACTCCTGAGCACCACCATCTTGTACCCACTTGACACATGCAAAACCAGGTACCAAGCTGAAGTTCGAGGCAATGATCAGGCCAGATACAA GAACCTTTCAGATGTTTTCTGGGAAGCAATATCCACACGCCAGGTTCTTTCGCTGTATCAGGGTCTGGAAACAAAAAACCTGCAATCTTTCATTGCTCAGTTTGTTTACTTTTATGGGTATAGCTACTTCAAAAGACTATATCTGGAAACAAGTGGTTCTAAATCAATAGGTACAAGAGCGAACTTGATccttgctgctgctgccgGGGCTTGCACTGCAATTGTGACTCAG CCTCTGGACACAGCCTCATCAAGGATGCAGACAAGTGCCTTTGGAAAATCCAAAGGGCTGTTGAAGACCCTTGCAGAGGGCACCTGGATTGATGCATTTGATGGTCTTGGAATCTCCCTGTTGCTAACCGCGAACCCTGCAATCCAG TATACAGTGTTTGATCAGCTAAAACAACGACTTcttgaaaggaaaaacaaaacggGCAACGGTTCATCCCCAGTAGCCCTTTCTGCCCTTGCAGCATTTGCTTTGGGCGCGGTCTCAAAGACTGTGGCCACTGTTCTAACCTACCCTGCCATTAG GTGTAAGGTCATGATCCAAGCTGCTGAGGACGATaatgaaaaaaccaagaatGCTCGACCTAAGTCCAGCAAAACGATACCAGGAGTTCTATGTGCCATATGGAAAAAGGAAGGGATTCTGGGCTTCTTCAAGGGATTGCATGCTCAGATATTGAAGACTGTCCTCAGCTCGGCATTGCTTTTGATGATCAAGGAAAAACTTTCAGCTGCTACTTGGGTTCTTTTACTTTCAATCAGAAGGTATCTATTGCTTACAAGGGGCAGACTAAAAGATGCTTGA
- the LOC18772535 gene encoding protein YIPF1 homolog, with protein sequence MMSGNYTSIDNQNVSGSVPAAVPDPGHLTVKFEDSNLQTFPPSEAHGKIASGARPPRDADDTFSKPVSGSDESQQSGWLRVFSVSSYKSYFDVDTSDVLERIKDSLLPFSGTFNEKTSNSPDLYGPFWICTTLIFVAAAIGTFVTYVAHKIKSKDWEYDINVVQWSAGLFYGYVTIVPLVLYVILKYFSAPSGLVQLFCLYGYSLFVFIPALCLSIVPIEIFRWVVAGVAGVMSATFVAVNLRAHIVSAGERWFLIVAGIFLLQLALSVVLKLYLFTITV encoded by the exons ATGATGTCCGGGAACTATACGAGCATTGATAACCAAAACGTCTCAGGATCCGTTCCTGCT GCGGTTCCAGATCCAGGTCACCTCACCGTCAAATTCGAAG ATTCAAACCTTCAGACATTTCCTCCATCTGAGGCACACGGGAAGATTGCTAGTGGTGCTCGCCCTCCTCGTGATGCCGATG ACACGTTTTCAAAACCTGTATCTGGTTCTGATGAATCCCAGCAGAGTGGTTGGCTACGGGTATTCTCTGTATCTTCTTACAAGTCATACTTTGATGTTGACACTTCTGATGTTCTAGAGAGGATTAAAGATTCACTCCTTCCATTCAGCGGAACGTTCAATGAGAAAACATCTAACAGCCCAGATTT GTATGGACCTTTCTGGATATGCACTACTCTAATATTTGTAGCAGCTGCCATCGGCACTTTTGTGACATATGTAGCACACAAGATCAAGAGTAAAGATTGGGAATATGACATTAATGTGGTGCAATGGTCTGCTGGATTGTTCTATGGCTATGTTACTATTGTTCCTCTTGTACTGTATGTAATTCTCAAATACTTCTCAGCACCATCAGGTCTCGTTCAGCTGTTTTGTCTCTATGGCTACTCCCTGTTTGTCTTTATTCCAGCATTG TGCCTCTCGATTGTGCCCATCGAAATCTTCAGATGGGTAGTTGCAGGCGTAGCTGGGGTTATGTCTGCCACCTTTGTTGCAGTCAACCTTCGAGCCCACATCGTTTCTGCCGGTGAAAGGTGGTTCTTGATTGTCGCCGGGATCTTTCTGTTGCAGTTGGCTCTGTCTGTCGTGCTAAAACTCTATTTGTTCACCATAACAGTCTAA
- the LOC18775471 gene encoding cyclin-P3-1, with amino-acid sequence MGTVALDAMVFTALGILGKSATRTPRVLSVVSSVFERSIRKNEKLIRRSKMKDVITMFHASEVPALSIRRYIERIFKYSSCSPSCFVVAYIYIERFLQRTGICLTSLNIHRLLITSIMVAAKFMDDECYSNAHYAKIGGVSLSELNKLEIEFLLSLDFKLHVTINMFGKYCRQLEDGVGENQIS; translated from the exons ATGGGAACAGTGGCACTTGATGCCATGGTGTTCACCGCTTTGGGAATATTGGGAAAATCTGCAACAAGAACACCGCGAGTTTTATCGGTTGTTTCTTCGGTTTTCGAGAGATCCATTCGAAAGAATGAGAAATTAATTAGGCGATCAAAGATGAAAGATGTGATTACAATGTTCCACGCATCAGAAGTTCCCGCCTTGAGCATAAGACGGTATATCGAGCGCATTTTCAAGTACTCAAGCTGCAGCCCATCTTGCTTTGTTGTTGCATACATATACATCGAAAGGTTCCTTCAACGCACAGGGATTTGTCTTACTTCTCTCAACATTCACCGCCTTTTGATCACCAGCATTATGGTCGCTGCAAAATTTATGGATGATGA ATGTTATAGCAACGCCCACTATGCCAAAATTGGAGGTGTGAGCTTATCTGAGTTGaacaaattagagattgaattcTTGTTGAGTCTGGATTTTAAACTCCATGTAACTATAAACATGTTTGGAAAGTACTGTCGGCAGCTTGAGGATGGTGTTGGAGAGAACCAAATTAGTTGA
- the LOC18774209 gene encoding putative UDP-glucuronate:xylan alpha-glucuronosyltransferase 5, protein MASKFFSSFSSKHFILYLFILYLCLLILILSSFIPGKPSNLVITSRHQQVFKNEIKNVDWFIAISKVFKIKGRKIKVGLVNVDDYIHSQLHGLEDQVEIETVSVGFERVSKDRKWGDYFPEWIDEDKKWGSPKCPKIPIPKLEGYKDIDVVLAKVPCDKEGIRDVFRLQVNLVVANLVVGEGWMKPDAHRTVYVVFIGSCGPMVEIFRCDDLLMHRGDYWVYMPDIGRLKQKVLMPVGSCQLAPGYAETGREIWKKFMYNSSSWTPYIKRRLAYVTILHSSEAYVCGAIALAQSIRQTNSTKDLVLLADHSITPSSIQGLTAAGWKIKQIERIRSAFAQKGSYNEWNYSKLRLWQLTEYDKVIFIDADLLVLKNIDRFFMYPQLSAVSNNKMLFNSGLMVVEPSNCMFEYLMRKTFKIKPYNGGDQGFLNEIFTWWHRLPWRLNALKMFNRPSKEGNNEMPKDLYAIHYLGKKPWTCYRDYDCNWEANGRSVFASDSTHRRWWKVYDKMPEELKSYCGLTKKMDAELKERRDRASKFNLSDGHWKIEVKDPRQHHLNI, encoded by the exons ATGGCTTCCaagttcttctcctccttctcTTCCAAACACTTCATTCTCTATCTATTTATTCTCTATCTGTGCCTCTTAATCCTAATTTTATCATCATTTATACCCGGGAAACCCAGTAACCTTGTTATTACCAGTCGACACCAACAGGTTTTTAAGAATGAAATCAAGAATGTGGATTGGTTCATTGCCATTTCCAAAGTATTCAAAATCAAGGGCAGGAAAATTAAGGTTGGTTTGGTCAATGTAGATGATTATATTCATAGTCAACTTCATGGACTAGAAGATCAAGTTGAGATTGAGACAGTCTCAGTAGGGTTTGAGCGCGTGTCCAAGGATCGAAAATGGGGGGACTATTTTCCAGAATGGATCGATGAAGACAAGAAATGGGGATCCCCGAAGTGTCCCAAAATCCCAATTCCCAAATTAGAAGGGTATAAGGACATCGATGTGGTGCTTGCCAAAGTCCCATGTGACAAGGAAGGGATTAGGGATGTGTTTAGGTTACAAGTTAATTTGGTGGTGGCTAATCTAGTGGTGGGGGAAGGGTGGATGAAGCCTGATGCTCATCGAACGGTGTACGTTGTGTTTATCGGGTCTTGTGGGCCCATGGTGGAGATTTTCAGATGTGATGATCTTTTGATGCACCGAGGGGACTATTGGGTTTATATGCCTGATATTGGGAGATTGAAACAGAAGGTGCTTATGCCTGTTGGTTCTTGCCAACTTGCTCCTGGTTATGCAGAAACAG GTAGAGAAATCTGGAAAAAGTTCATGTATAACTCAAGCTCATGGACCCCATACATCAAGCGGAGGCTTGCTTATGTAACAATCCTGCACTCTTCAGAAGCTTATGTCTGTGGAGCAATAGCTCTAGCCCAAAGCATCAGACAAACCAACTCCACCAAAGACCTTGTCCTACTTGCTGATCACTCCATCACTCCCTCCTCCATCCAAGGCCTAACCGCGGCAGGGTGGAAGATCAAGCAAATCGAAAGAATCCGAAGCGCATTTGCCCAAAAAGGGTCATACAACGAGTGGAACTACAGCAAACTCCGCCTGTGGCAGCTCACAGAGTATGACAAAGTCATTTTCATTGATGCCGACCTTTTGGTCCTCAAAAACATAGACAGGTTCTTTATGTACCCACAATTGTCAGCTGTGTCAAATAACAAGATGTTGTTCAATTCTGGCTTGATGGTTGTGGAGCCATCCAATTGCATGTTCGAATACCTAATGCGAAAAACGTTCAAGATCAAACCGTACAATGGCGGTGATCAGGGCTTTTTGAATGAGATTTTTACATGGTGGCATAGGTTGCCTTGGAGGCTAAATGCCCTGAAAATGTTTAACAGGCCAAGTAAGGAAGGAAACAATGAGATGCCCAAGGACCTTTACGCAATACATTACTTGGGGAAGAAGCCATGGACGTGTTACAGAGATTATGACTGTAATTGGGAAGCGAATGGACGAAGTGTTTTTGCAAGTGACTCGACTCACAGGAGGTGGTGGAAAGTGTATGATAAAATGCCAGAGGAGCTCAAATCTTATTGTGGGTTGACAAAGAAGATGGATGCAGAGTTGAAGGAGAGGAGAGATAGAGCATCTAAGTTTAATTTGTCTGATGGGCATTGGAAAATTGAGGTTAAGGACCCTAGACAACATCACTTGAATATATAG
- the LOC18775066 gene encoding mitochondrial Rho GTPase 1 has product MAKAAAGTDNPATPTAVRIVVAGDRGTGKSSLIVTAATENFPANVPPLLPPTRLPEDFYPERVPITIIDTSSRPEDNSKVAEELKRADAIVLTYACDQPQTLDRLSTFWLPKLRQLEVKVPVIVVGCRLDLRDENQQVSLEQVMSPIMQQFREIETCIECSAFKHIQIPEVFYYAQKAVLHPTGPLFDQETQTLKDQCVRALKRIFILCDHDRDGALSDAELNDFQVKCFNAPLQPSEIVGVKRVVQEKLPEGVNERGLTLTGFLFLHALFIEKGRLETTWTVLRKFGYNNDIRLADELIPSPTKRTPDQSVEMTNEAIDFLRVTFDVFDSDEDGALRPRELDELFSTAPASPFSEFPYTDAAERNAFGGLSLDGFLSQWALMTLLNPASTMENLIYIGYPGDVSSTIRVTRKRRLDRKKQQSERNVFQCFVFGPKRAGKSALLDSFLGRPFSDNYNPNTEERYAVNVVDQPGGLKKTLVLREIPEDGVSKLLSSKEALAACDIAVFVHDSSDELSWTRATQLLVEVASHGEDTGFEVPCLIVAAKDDMDSFPSAIQHSTRVSQDMGTEAPIPISTKLGDLNNLFRKIVSAAEHPHLSIPETEAGRSRKQYHRLINRSLMVVSVGAAVAIVGLAAYRVYAARKNASG; this is encoded by the exons ATGGCAAAAGCTGCAGCAGGAACTGATAACCCTGCCACCCCAACCGCTGTCCGGATCGTTGTGGCCGGAGACCGTGGCACTGGGAAATCGAGCTTGATTGTGACTGCTGCAACCGAGAACTTCCCAGCAAATGTGCCTCCGCTGCTACCCCCGACCAGGCTGCCTGAAGATTTCTACCCTGAACGCGTGCCCATCACCATTATCGACACATCATCTCG ACCGGAGGATAATAGTAAAGTTGCTGAAGAATTGAAGCGAGCTGATGCAATTGTGCTTACGTATGCTTGTGATCAGCCTCAGACTCTTGATCGACTGAGTACCTTCTGGCTTCCAAAACTTCGTCAGCTAGAG GTGAAGGTACCTGTTATAGTGGTCGGTTGTAGGCTGGATTTGAGAGATGAGAACCAACAGGTGAGCCTGGAACAAGTGATGTCACCAATAATGCAACAGTTTCGGGAGATTGAGACTTGCATTGAGTGTTCAGCGTTTAAACATATTCAG ATTCCTGAGGTCTTTTACTATGCACAAAAAGCTGTTCTTCATCCAACAGGCCCGTTATTCGATCAGGAAACACAGACTTTGAAGGACCAATGTGTCCGAGCCTTGAAGCGGATTTTCATTCTTTGTGATCATGACAGGGATGGTGCCCTCAGTGATGCAGAGTTGAATGATTTCCAG GTTAAATGTTTCAATGCTCCATTGCAACCTTCTGAGATAGTGGGTGTTAAGAGGGTTGTGCAAGAAAAGTTACCGGAAGGAGTCAATGAACGTGGGCTTACATTGACAGGATTTCTCTTCCTTCATGCACTATTTATAGAAAAGGGACGTCTAGAGACAACGTGGACTGTCCTCAGGAAGTTTGGATACAATAATGATATAAGACTTGCAGATGAACTAATCCCATCTCCTACGAAACGGACTCCTGATCAG AGTGTGGAGATGACAAATGAAGCAATCGACTTTCTAAGGGTAACCTTTGACGTGTTTGACAGTGACGAA GATGGGGCCCTACGACCACGTGAACTTGATGAACTATTTTCTACTGCTCCAGCAAG TCCGTTTAGTGAATTTCCATATACGGATGCTGCAGAGAGAAATGCATTTGGAGGGTTATCACTTGATGGATTTTTGTCACAG TGGGCCCTCATGACACTCCTAAACCCAGCTTCTACGATGGAGAATCTGATATACATTGGTTATCCTGGTGATGTTTCATCCACAATCCGTGTGACTAGGAAGAGGCGTTTAGACCGCAAGAAGCAGCAATCGGAAAGAAATGTTTTCCAATGCTTCGTTTTTGGTCCAAAGAGGGCTGGGAAGTCTGCACTATTGGATTCATTTCTTGGAAG GCCATTTTCTGATAATTATAATCCAAACACTGAGGAGCGTTATGCAGTTAATGTTGTTGATCAACCTGGG GGACTCAAGAAAACTCTAGTGTTGAGAGAGATTCCTGAAGATGGAGTTAGCAAATTGCTGTCAAGTAAAGAGGCTCTGGCTGCTTGTGACATAGCTGTGTTTGTTCACGACAG TTCTGATGAGTTGTCCTGGACGAGAGCAACTCAGTTGCTGGTAGAAGTTGCTAGTCATGGTGAGGATACTGGCTTTGAGGTTCCTTGCCTCATTGTTGCAGCTAAAGATGATATGGATTCATTCCCATCGGCCATACAACATTCTACGAGG GTTAGCCAAGATATGGGAACAGAGGCTCCTATACCTATCAGCACAAAGTTGGGTgatttgaataatttatttcGTAAAATTGTAAGTGCTGCAGAGCACCCTCATTTGAGCATTCCTGAAACTGAGGCTGGGAGGAGCCGCAAGCAATACCACCGGCTCATAAACCGCTCACTTATGGTTGTTTCAG TGGGAGCTGCAGTGGCCATTGTTGGACTGGCAGCTTACCGTGTCTATGCTGCAAGGAAGAATGCCTCCGGTTAG